One window of the Paenibacillus beijingensis genome contains the following:
- a CDS encoding S-layer homology domain-containing protein produces the protein MRIGQMKRWYRKAVSTLLIVVTLVTATLSPAVYAEDGAAGSDWFGIGNGSSGMNLEILPGGTVTQTVYQPPASAPPTPVLAPVPEVVNEEQLEITGTAEAGAKVTVFVSRDGGTPTEGGEDIAEDGRFRVEVSLPEEGGYRITAVASLSGQVSGESAAAQVRLDKTAPPEPVFGEWLTIGTDQVKISWTPGGSATDTVKYKVERDGKLLGEVTEPEFTEQNVPELSALVYRVSAQDAAGNVSNALDIMAGTAHHSLLHVNSTPEGLAGNGHSYEIAVSGDGTKALFSSKATNLVSGSGNSQIGGLYTRDLKSGEMKIISFPAGVEQFDSPVINENGTVAALRATVRGAAEILFHSEGMAEAQKVPTADGQPPNQSTSAPSISADGERIVFASQATNWTTGEPEDIEADIYIYQRRMNQVTRVQLPAEVLQIEHPVVSGDGRFIVFNTGCGECINRKLYMHDTAQPGKVSLIGEGGFDKSISNDGRYIVYDKDDGIYLYDGKAGGETKTRRIAEDTPGVIDFSQPKISGNGRYVIVTSYEPQSQWGFQRQHLNVIDLTDPALQPKLISNPAEDAWSASVSKDGGKLGFASRYTSGYGDNGDDLISTFIVCPQKCGETPPPEDKPIQSVMWKADMAGRAQVKLGGNIRMTVNGTVHRKAAVILTYRQGDIEKSSTLELVENSAVPGQYTGEFGVTEGMTSIQSIIGQVADGGGTMISLPANGLPVTVSGALQVDISNLLNPDQSVNEEVKAALAGSRLVAWSASKKAGAQASFRDNAPFAMALTDADDYKLTLLAADGTLLAEHFPVAISRGKTSSVSIRALIPSTVVISITAAESGPELANIPVTLHNEDQTVVLAAGSTDGKGQVRLAAGFVGDTVHIKTELPRPYSPLEASTLTLGSREMQLPLSALIHYGTVSGQVKNRNGEPLSGVKVSIQQDGRTLTAVTESDGTYTMRVPEGDVLIEGNREGSGEDRIRTRKPALLKIEAGKEHRQDLVLHKESTATIHLKLFTKQVGGSFAERKLDLQTMRVLMPSVKTEAGKPQVYTAFDNGLTIKGLEGENYEVCVKDGFGQMGSACKSVTIDAQMQATAVLELEEQVAVKGKLRIDGPGVWTVYAGFAETATQSSVSYTLQEGSFHISLPKDGSYQAIFSAINGANQIRKGVKNFTARKGELIELGDIELKPEGDNYFRDPAENLLEAMDSPVAEGSRVTLRGSYRNGSQVSLLAPALMIRIPQGTSLVPGSMMLSGTPVPADQITAVSAALVRVSLGKDLNAQESGTVTYQLQVEQVKSDLLPAELSMSFHKPGSEEAIEEQIASTLIPTTQVSIDAPAKAKKSSDSGDSVINVSGRAVPGSSVQIYDGPHIAGVTTASQGGYWSQTLTLLPERAEGRIHAVSAVAVKGSDEWRSKQAFVEVVDDNEPVPLELTMFTNGHRLESNLSEGVLRFPLSVHPHKPISFSLLFRYPDRVQNVTIGLAGEKIPMTYNRLTGRYEGIKSTPQRNLGPVSLSYDVIPEPFAAVENEDQIRKSMPPVIRDLQGEVLPPEQSVPESTEADPAGRVYLNKVVLTSKDSPDEKIETQYFYRIMPDDYEPGKPVQENGEGIYDLKFSYSKQAKTIQVSAVMSGNQAKTLIQSLNGDAAGMAINPYIEVGTKIRYELKTPGTPSPLGLASAIYAGYDFQQKMDQLNDLMDQVNASGCMAPSSVQHYYKELEKLSEQLFVNLLTKYSLQITAMNLAAIGIGFPAGVGVVAASLAINYAMNSAWEDDLSALQQQFADQQSGDDCEDEDEEKDPRRPKDPRDPDDDRDIVDPYWIYDPSGYAYEAVESNRLAGVTTTAMYLDPADQLWKKWDAAIYGQRNPLRTNAEGRYAWDVPEGKWQVLFEKEGYEPARSAVLEVLPPHFDVNVGLVSKVAPTVTAVLPESAGGGVRVFFSKYMQTETVASDLVRLTDTASAVEIPLTVEAVQPENSPGGQPLAKQFRIVPAVPLKDGQTYQLFIDAMVQSYAGVPMADHYDQSFTAVVVPVEEAIKADSVNLIAGTDALTVRWDELTEKRYDQFKVIWKENGTAETLLEETVGKGVGYSTATGLGSGKSYEVTIQTVDLDGRTSGGVRSQGNTQQVIPSVDNANPGQVTEAVLKAENGGLTLTWKDPADADLRGVRVALKSGSAFGTPVEVAKGVQQHRFENISAPGAYEAQLESVDLAGKRSPAVKAAVSISGPGEKPGNTPGGGTSPGSGSGGGNPAQPQAPASKDEAVFKVAEGTERYAAFDGMLLFQLPIGALAAGTEVKVTRTQTPPAPNPASHLAYSSYVTVTSEVQLSKPAQLVWKLPEAQGLDPRKLAVYRLDRTAPGGWQYIGGFANLGQNRLRVKLSGWGTYAVMAYDKPFRDLTGHWSEPEVGVLISRHLVDGVDENRYSPNAPVTRAQVAKLMTGLLEREGRLPAPIGDTPSFRDVPASAWYAQAVQEAAALGLVQGAGGEFRPNAPVSREELAVILQRVLKEKAPATPAKQLKKFDDAAAVSGWSAEAMSLMVQEGILNGVTDTMIEPQGTATRAQMAVILVRLLERWNPAVDIGAE, from the coding sequence ATGAGGATCGGACAGATGAAACGTTGGTATAGAAAGGCGGTGAGCACTCTTCTGATCGTCGTCACTTTGGTGACAGCCACCCTATCGCCTGCCGTATATGCGGAAGATGGGGCTGCTGGCTCAGATTGGTTTGGCATCGGCAACGGCAGCAGCGGCATGAATCTGGAAATTCTGCCGGGCGGCACGGTGACGCAAACGGTCTACCAGCCTCCTGCGTCAGCGCCTCCTACACCCGTTCTTGCACCTGTGCCGGAGGTTGTCAATGAGGAACAACTGGAGATAACCGGCACGGCGGAAGCGGGCGCAAAAGTGACCGTTTTTGTATCCCGCGATGGCGGAACGCCAACTGAGGGAGGGGAGGACATTGCCGAAGACGGCCGCTTTCGCGTGGAAGTTTCACTGCCCGAAGAGGGAGGTTACCGCATAACGGCGGTTGCCAGCCTGAGCGGGCAGGTCAGCGGCGAGTCCGCAGCCGCACAGGTCAGGCTGGACAAGACGGCTCCCCCGGAGCCGGTCTTTGGCGAATGGCTGACGATTGGCACAGACCAGGTCAAAATCAGCTGGACCCCGGGAGGCAGCGCAACTGATACGGTGAAGTACAAGGTGGAACGGGACGGCAAGCTGCTGGGGGAAGTGACGGAACCGGAGTTTACCGAGCAAAATGTGCCTGAGCTCAGCGCGCTGGTCTACCGTGTATCCGCACAGGATGCCGCCGGCAATGTTTCAAACGCGCTGGATATTATGGCGGGAACTGCGCATCATTCGCTGCTTCATGTGAACAGCACGCCGGAAGGTCTTGCAGGCAACGGGCATTCGTACGAAATTGCCGTCAGCGGAGATGGAACGAAAGCGCTGTTCAGCTCCAAAGCAACGAATCTGGTCTCGGGCTCGGGCAACAGCCAAATCGGAGGTCTGTATACCCGGGATTTGAAGAGCGGGGAAATGAAAATCATATCGTTCCCGGCCGGAGTGGAACAGTTTGATTCTCCGGTTATCAACGAGAACGGAACTGTGGCGGCTTTACGCGCAACAGTAAGGGGTGCTGCGGAGATCTTGTTCCATTCAGAAGGTATGGCAGAGGCTCAGAAGGTACCGACGGCTGACGGACAGCCGCCTAATCAGTCAACAAGCGCTCCGTCCATAAGTGCAGATGGCGAACGGATTGTCTTTGCTTCTCAAGCGACAAATTGGACGACAGGTGAACCGGAGGATATCGAAGCTGATATTTATATATATCAGCGGAGAATGAATCAAGTCACCCGCGTACAGCTCCCGGCAGAGGTGCTTCAGATTGAGCATCCGGTCGTGTCCGGCGACGGCAGGTTCATCGTATTTAACACCGGTTGCGGCGAATGTATAAACCGGAAATTATACATGCACGATACGGCTCAGCCGGGTAAGGTCAGCTTGATCGGGGAAGGCGGCTTCGATAAGAGCATCAGCAATGATGGGCGTTATATCGTTTATGACAAGGACGACGGCATTTATTTGTATGACGGCAAAGCCGGCGGGGAGACGAAGACCCGGAGGATCGCCGAGGATACGCCGGGAGTGATTGACTTCAGCCAGCCGAAAATCAGCGGCAACGGGCGATACGTTATCGTCACCTCCTACGAGCCCCAGAGTCAGTGGGGATTCCAACGACAGCATTTGAATGTCATCGATTTAACGGATCCGGCTTTGCAGCCGAAGCTGATCAGCAATCCTGCGGAGGATGCATGGAGCGCGTCCGTCAGCAAGGATGGCGGTAAATTAGGTTTCGCATCGAGATATACGAGCGGATACGGCGACAATGGGGATGATCTAATCAGCACCTTCATCGTCTGTCCGCAAAAGTGCGGGGAAACGCCTCCGCCAGAGGATAAGCCGATCCAAAGCGTGATGTGGAAAGCAGACATGGCAGGGCGCGCCCAAGTAAAGCTGGGCGGCAATATCCGGATGACCGTGAACGGAACGGTCCATCGCAAGGCTGCCGTTATCCTTACCTACCGCCAAGGGGATATCGAGAAATCGTCGACCTTGGAGCTAGTGGAAAACAGTGCCGTTCCCGGTCAGTATACGGGTGAATTTGGTGTGACGGAAGGCATGACGTCCATACAGTCGATCATCGGTCAAGTGGCGGACGGAGGCGGAACGATGATTTCGCTCCCGGCGAACGGACTTCCGGTTACGGTGTCGGGTGCCTTGCAGGTCGACATTTCCAATCTGCTTAACCCGGATCAATCCGTCAATGAAGAAGTTAAAGCAGCGCTGGCCGGAAGCCGGCTTGTCGCGTGGAGTGCTTCCAAAAAGGCGGGTGCCCAGGCTTCATTCAGGGACAATGCGCCCTTTGCCATGGCACTCACGGATGCCGACGATTACAAGCTTACGCTGTTAGCTGCGGATGGCACTCTGCTGGCCGAACATTTCCCGGTCGCAATCAGCAGAGGGAAGACCTCGTCCGTTTCCATAAGAGCGTTGATCCCTTCCACCGTCGTGATCAGCATCACCGCAGCGGAGAGTGGTCCGGAGCTTGCCAACATCCCGGTTACGCTGCATAACGAGGATCAGACGGTCGTGCTTGCGGCCGGATCCACGGACGGAAAAGGGCAAGTTCGTCTCGCAGCGGGTTTTGTCGGGGATACCGTGCACATCAAGACGGAATTGCCGCGTCCTTACTCGCCGCTGGAGGCGTCTACGCTTACATTGGGCAGCAGGGAGATGCAGCTTCCACTCTCGGCGTTGATCCATTACGGCACCGTAAGCGGGCAAGTGAAGAACCGGAACGGCGAGCCTTTAAGCGGCGTGAAGGTGTCGATCCAGCAGGACGGCCGCACATTGACAGCCGTAACGGAAAGCGATGGCACGTATACCATGCGGGTGCCGGAGGGCGATGTCCTAATTGAAGGGAATCGCGAAGGCAGCGGCGAGGATCGGATTCGTACGAGAAAACCGGCCTTGTTGAAGATCGAGGCGGGGAAAGAGCACCGTCAGGATCTCGTGCTGCATAAAGAATCGACGGCGACTATTCATTTGAAGCTCTTCACCAAGCAAGTCGGCGGCAGCTTCGCAGAGCGCAAGCTGGACTTGCAGACGATGCGCGTACTGATGCCCAGCGTGAAGACGGAAGCCGGCAAACCTCAGGTATACACGGCTTTTGATAACGGTTTGACGATTAAAGGCTTGGAAGGCGAGAACTACGAAGTCTGCGTGAAGGATGGGTTTGGGCAGATGGGCAGTGCTTGCAAATCCGTTACGATCGATGCCCAAATGCAGGCAACGGCGGTATTGGAACTGGAAGAACAGGTCGCTGTGAAAGGCAAGCTGCGCATTGACGGTCCGGGCGTATGGACGGTATATGCGGGGTTTGCGGAAACCGCCACGCAATCCTCTGTATCCTACACGCTTCAAGAAGGTAGTTTTCATATTAGCTTGCCGAAGGACGGCAGCTATCAAGCTATTTTTTCAGCGATAAACGGCGCCAACCAGATTCGTAAAGGGGTAAAAAACTTTACAGCCCGGAAGGGGGAGCTGATTGAGCTTGGCGACATTGAACTGAAGCCGGAAGGGGACAATTATTTCCGGGATCCGGCGGAAAACTTGCTCGAGGCCATGGACAGTCCGGTTGCAGAGGGCAGCCGAGTTACGCTGCGCGGCAGCTATCGGAACGGGTCTCAGGTGAGCTTGCTTGCTCCGGCGCTCATGATCCGCATTCCCCAGGGAACGTCGCTCGTCCCCGGCAGCATGATGCTGAGTGGAACTCCGGTACCCGCTGACCAAATAACCGCAGTATCGGCGGCGCTGGTCAGAGTTTCCCTTGGGAAGGATTTGAATGCGCAGGAAAGCGGAACGGTTACCTACCAGCTGCAGGTGGAGCAAGTGAAATCGGATTTGTTGCCGGCGGAGCTCAGTATGTCGTTCCATAAACCCGGTTCGGAGGAAGCGATAGAGGAACAGATCGCCAGCACACTTATACCGACAACGCAAGTCAGCATCGACGCGCCTGCTAAGGCGAAGAAATCTTCCGATTCGGGCGATTCGGTTATTAACGTCAGCGGCCGCGCGGTCCCGGGCAGCAGCGTGCAGATTTACGACGGTCCGCACATTGCCGGCGTGACAACAGCCTCGCAAGGCGGCTACTGGAGTCAGACGCTGACCTTGCTCCCGGAGCGGGCGGAAGGGCGGATACATGCCGTTTCGGCCGTAGCGGTAAAAGGCTCGGATGAGTGGCGTTCCAAGCAAGCGTTCGTTGAAGTGGTGGACGATAATGAGCCTGTACCGCTGGAGCTGACGATGTTCACCAATGGACACCGGTTAGAGTCGAATCTTTCGGAAGGCGTCCTTCGCTTTCCGTTGTCCGTGCACCCGCATAAGCCGATTTCCTTCTCGCTCTTATTCCGTTACCCTGACCGGGTGCAGAACGTGACAATTGGTTTGGCGGGAGAAAAGATACCGATGACTTATAACCGTCTTACCGGGCGGTACGAAGGCATCAAATCGACCCCGCAGCGAAATTTGGGACCTGTTTCTTTAAGCTATGATGTAATACCGGAGCCTTTCGCAGCTGTGGAAAATGAAGATCAGATCCGAAAGTCCATGCCTCCTGTCATCCGCGATTTGCAGGGAGAGGTGCTGCCTCCGGAGCAATCGGTCCCTGAATCTACGGAAGCGGATCCGGCGGGCCGCGTTTATTTGAACAAGGTCGTACTGACCAGCAAAGACTCGCCGGATGAGAAAATAGAGACGCAATATTTCTACCGAATCATGCCGGATGATTATGAGCCGGGCAAGCCGGTTCAAGAAAATGGCGAGGGAATCTACGATCTCAAGTTTTCTTACAGCAAGCAGGCGAAGACGATCCAGGTGAGTGCCGTTATGTCGGGTAACCAAGCCAAGACACTCATTCAAAGCCTGAACGGGGATGCCGCCGGTATGGCAATCAACCCTTATATCGAAGTCGGAACAAAAATCCGCTACGAGCTAAAAACGCCGGGAACTCCAAGTCCGCTCGGACTCGCTTCGGCTATCTACGCAGGATATGACTTTCAGCAAAAAATGGATCAGCTGAACGATTTGATGGACCAGGTGAATGCCAGCGGTTGCATGGCGCCAAGCTCGGTGCAGCATTATTATAAGGAGCTGGAGAAGCTTTCCGAACAGCTCTTCGTCAATCTGCTGACCAAATACTCGCTGCAGATTACAGCGATGAACCTCGCGGCGATCGGTATTGGATTTCCTGCAGGAGTAGGCGTCGTCGCCGCCTCCTTGGCGATCAATTATGCGATGAACAGCGCATGGGAGGACGATTTGTCCGCCTTGCAGCAGCAGTTCGCCGACCAGCAAAGCGGGGATGACTGTGAAGATGAGGATGAAGAAAAGGATCCGCGCAGACCGAAGGATCCTCGAGACCCTGATGACGACCGGGACATCGTAGATCCGTATTGGATCTATGATCCGAGCGGATATGCCTATGAAGCGGTGGAATCGAACCGGCTGGCTGGCGTGACGACAACAGCGATGTATTTGGATCCGGCCGATCAGCTGTGGAAAAAATGGGATGCGGCGATCTACGGCCAGCGCAATCCGTTACGGACAAACGCGGAGGGACGGTATGCCTGGGATGTGCCGGAAGGCAAGTGGCAGGTGCTGTTTGAAAAAGAGGGCTACGAGCCGGCGCGAAGCGCTGTGCTTGAAGTGCTGCCCCCTCACTTTGACGTCAATGTCGGGCTGGTTTCCAAAGTCGCCCCGACTGTAACGGCGGTTCTGCCGGAATCGGCAGGCGGCGGTGTGCGGGTCTTTTTCAGCAAATATATGCAGACTGAGACGGTTGCATCCGACTTGGTCCGGTTGACGGACACAGCGTCGGCAGTCGAGATTCCGCTTACCGTGGAAGCCGTTCAGCCGGAAAACAGCCCGGGCGGCCAGCCGCTGGCAAAGCAGTTCCGCATCGTGCCGGCTGTGCCGCTGAAGGATGGGCAGACCTATCAGCTGTTTATCGATGCCATGGTCCAAAGCTACGCCGGTGTGCCGATGGCTGACCATTATGACCAGTCGTTTACAGCTGTTGTCGTCCCTGTTGAAGAAGCGATCAAAGCCGACAGTGTGAACCTGATTGCCGGTACGGATGCACTTACCGTTCGTTGGGATGAACTGACGGAGAAGCGCTACGACCAATTCAAAGTGATTTGGAAGGAAAATGGCACAGCCGAAACGCTGCTTGAAGAAACGGTAGGCAAAGGAGTCGGCTACAGCACGGCCACAGGGCTTGGAAGCGGTAAGTCCTACGAAGTGACCATCCAGACGGTTGATCTTGATGGAAGAACGTCTGGCGGAGTACGGAGTCAAGGAAATACACAGCAGGTGATCCCGTCTGTAGACAACGCCAATCCAGGGCAGGTTACGGAAGCTGTTCTCAAAGCGGAAAACGGCGGGCTGACGCTGACGTGGAAAGACCCGGCTGACGCCGACCTGAGAGGCGTTAGAGTCGCACTGAAAAGCGGGTCCGCATTCGGCACGCCGGTGGAGGTTGCGAAAGGCGTGCAGCAGCACCGCTTCGAAAACATCAGTGCGCCAGGCGCGTATGAAGCGCAGCTGGAGTCGGTGGATTTGGCGGGCAAGCGCTCGCCCGCAGTGAAGGCCGCCGTGTCGATCAGCGGACCAGGTGAAAAGCCGGGCAACACCCCGGGCGGTGGCACTAGCCCCGGCTCCGGTTCCGGTGGAGGCAATCCTGCGCAGCCGCAGGCTCCGGCTTCTAAAGATGAAGCTGTATTCAAAGTTGCCGAGGGTACCGAGCGGTATGCAGCTTTTGACGGCATGCTTCTCTTCCAGCTTCCAATCGGAGCGTTGGCTGCAGGAACCGAAGTGAAGGTGACCCGGACGCAGACGCCGCCGGCTCCGAATCCGGCATCGCACCTTGCATATTCCAGCTATGTTACGGTTACTTCGGAGGTGCAGCTTTCCAAACCGGCACAGCTTGTATGGAAGCTGCCGGAGGCGCAAGGCTTAGACCCTCGCAAGCTTGCGGTGTATCGTCTCGACCGGACGGCTCCGGGCGGCTGGCAATACATCGGCGGCTTTGCGAATCTGGGGCAAAACCGGCTGCGCGTAAAGCTAAGCGGTTGGGGAACCTACGCCGTGATGGCTTACGATAAGCCGTTCCGCGACTTAACCGGCCATTGGAGCGAGCCGGAGGTCGGCGTCCTGATCAGCCGTCATCTGGTAGACGGCGTTGACGAGAACCGCTACTCGCCGAATGCGCCGGTGACCCGGGCACAGGTCGCCAAGCTCATGACCGGCCTGCTGGAGCGGGAAGGACGTTTGCCGGCGCCAATCGGCGACACGCCATCGTTCCGGGACGTACCGGCATCCGCCTGGTACGCGCAAGCGGTGCAAGAGGCTGCTGCGCTTGGCCTCGTGCAAGGGGCCGGCGGTGAGTTCCGGCCGAATGCGCCGGTCTCCCGCGAGGAGCTGGCCGTCATCCTGCAGCGCGTGCTGAAGGAGAAAGCGCCGGCAACACCGGCCAAACAGCTGAAGAAGTTCGACGATGCCGCTGCCGTATCCGGCTGGAGTGCCGAAGCGATGAGCCTGATGGTGCAGGAGGGCATCTTGAACGGCGTGACGGACACGATGATCGAGCCGCAGGGCACGGCGACCCGGGCGCAGATGGCCGTCATCCTGGTCCGGCTGCTGGAGCGCTGGAATCCGGCGGTCGATATCGGCGCCGAATAG
- a CDS encoding stalk domain-containing protein: MEILLGIFTQHDDMSYGTQVLFQNGVIIRDNQAFIPLRSVFEQLGAKLTWDSAGKIVTLERTTAGGAILTITINYKTSVNTEAVD; the protein is encoded by the coding sequence ATGGAGATACTGCTCGGTATCTTCACTCAGCACGACGACATGTCCTACGGCACCCAAGTATTGTTCCAGAACGGGGTTATTATACGAGACAACCAAGCCTTCATCCCGCTTCGCTCCGTATTCGAGCAGCTTGGCGCCAAACTGACCTGGGATTCGGCTGGAAAAATCGTCACCCTTGAACGGACGACTGCAGGAGGAGCCATCCTCACGATTACAATCAACTACAAAACAAGCGTCAATACTGAGGCTGTCGATTAA
- a CDS encoding metal-sensitive transcriptional regulator, with protein MADTKHHHQRSHHSEKTKANLSNRLNRIEGQIRGIKGLIEKDAYCDDVLNQIASVQSALNGVGKLLLEEHLRSCVVEKIQEGDLGVINELLTTVNKLMK; from the coding sequence ATGGCAGATACGAAACATCATCACCAGCGGAGCCATCATTCGGAGAAAACGAAAGCGAATCTATCCAACCGGCTGAATCGAATTGAAGGACAAATTCGAGGCATTAAAGGGCTGATTGAGAAAGATGCTTATTGTGACGATGTATTGAATCAAATCGCTTCCGTACAATCGGCACTGAATGGCGTCGGGAAACTTTTGCTGGAAGAGCATTTGAGAAGCTGCGTTGTAGAAAAGATCCAGGAAGGCGATTTGGGCGTTATCAATGAGCTTCTTACGACGGTAAACAAACTGATGAAGTGA
- a CDS encoding ArsR/SmtB family transcription factor, with amino-acid sequence MKPIEVFKALSNEARLQILEWLKEPEKYFSPQEGVDLNTVGVCVSQITKKLNMTQSTASQYLSVLQRAGLINATRIGKWTYYKRDEESIRTIADFMNQQL; translated from the coding sequence ATGAAACCAATTGAAGTTTTCAAAGCCTTGTCCAATGAAGCCAGACTGCAAATTTTAGAATGGCTTAAAGAACCGGAAAAGTACTTTTCACCCCAAGAAGGGGTTGATTTGAACACAGTCGGGGTATGTGTGAGCCAGATTACAAAAAAATTAAACATGACGCAGTCAACGGCTTCGCAATATCTGTCCGTGCTTCAAAGAGCGGGACTGATCAACGCGACCCGAATCGGCAAGTGGACCTATTATAAGAGAGACGAAGAATCGATACGCACAATCGCTGATTTCATGAATCAACAACTATAA
- a CDS encoding zinc-dependent alcohol dehydrogenase family protein, protein MKAWQKHHFGLENLKLVDIPIPKPGPKQLLIRVKSVSLNYRDKAIVDGVYWPDLMNKPFVPVSDAAGVVVEAGPEVVRFKEGDRVISHLFTRWTDGAPGENENPYAIGGPNNGGLAEYMLLDEDAAVAAPSSLTDDEASTLPIAGLTAWFSLVEYGKLVPGETVLVQGTGGVSIFGVQIASALGARVIATTSSDEKGERVRALGASEIINYVTRPDWEKAVLELTNGKGVQHILEVAGGESVNRSIEALAPQGHINIIGFLDNMTAKVNLLSLLFKQAQLQGILVGHRKALEAMCKAFDELVIKPVIDTVYSFNDAIQAYKHLNRGAFGKIVIRVAD, encoded by the coding sequence ATGAAAGCATGGCAAAAACATCATTTCGGTTTGGAAAATTTAAAGCTTGTTGACATCCCTATCCCCAAGCCGGGACCGAAGCAATTGCTCATTCGGGTGAAGTCAGTCTCCCTGAACTATCGCGATAAAGCGATTGTCGACGGCGTCTATTGGCCGGACTTAATGAACAAACCGTTTGTTCCTGTCTCGGATGCAGCCGGAGTGGTTGTCGAAGCCGGCCCGGAAGTCGTACGTTTCAAAGAAGGTGACCGTGTCATCTCCCATCTGTTCACAAGATGGACGGATGGAGCGCCCGGTGAGAATGAAAATCCGTATGCAATCGGAGGCCCGAATAACGGCGGATTGGCGGAATACATGCTGCTCGATGAAGATGCCGCCGTTGCCGCACCTTCGAGTTTGACCGATGACGAAGCCTCTACGCTTCCGATTGCCGGACTGACGGCCTGGTTCTCCCTCGTGGAATACGGAAAACTGGTACCCGGCGAAACGGTGTTGGTGCAGGGAACGGGTGGGGTTTCCATTTTCGGGGTACAAATTGCCTCGGCGTTAGGAGCGCGGGTGATTGCGACAACCAGCAGCGATGAAAAAGGCGAGCGGGTCAGGGCGCTTGGAGCTTCCGAAATCATCAATTACGTCACGAGACCTGATTGGGAGAAGGCTGTACTCGAATTGACGAACGGAAAAGGCGTTCAGCATATTCTTGAGGTGGCGGGAGGGGAAAGTGTCAACCGTTCCATCGAGGCGCTTGCCCCGCAAGGACACATAAATATCATCGGATTCCTGGACAATATGACGGCTAAAGTAAATCTGTTATCGCTGCTGTTCAAGCAGGCGCAGCTGCAAGGCATATTGGTTGGGCACCGCAAGGCATTGGAGGCCATGTGTAAAGCGTTCGATGAGCTTGTGATCAAACCCGTTATCGATACGGTTTATTCATTCAACGATGCCATCCAAGCCTACAAGCATTTGAATCGCGGAGCATTCGGCAAGATCGTCATCCGCGTTGCAGATTGA
- a CDS encoding MarR family winged helix-turn-helix transcriptional regulator encodes MTDNIQNVIERFQDDLIYLSQSFREFIPGRITKGLSLEQHKIIKILAEEGPLQNSELTQLLKIDKGVVSEKVKRLEQLGLVQKANHKTDKRKVQISLTENGTAIFNKFNEDIQGFVGEVLKIVEVDELEKFFSVLLRIVHLNNRYDRKSSGKGNEIELLKEVTLNEMKRS; translated from the coding sequence ATGACAGACAACATTCAAAACGTAATCGAACGATTTCAGGACGACCTGATTTACTTGTCCCAATCGTTCCGCGAATTCATTCCCGGCCGCATCACAAAAGGCTTGTCGCTTGAACAGCATAAAATTATCAAAATACTGGCCGAAGAGGGGCCGCTGCAAAATTCGGAATTGACACAGCTGCTCAAAATTGACAAAGGTGTCGTTTCGGAGAAAGTCAAACGTCTGGAACAGCTGGGACTTGTACAAAAAGCAAATCACAAAACGGACAAGAGAAAAGTACAGATCAGCCTGACTGAGAACGGAACGGCAATTTTCAACAAATTTAATGAGGACATTCAAGGCTTTGTCGGAGAAGTGCTCAAGATTGTGGAAGTGGACGAGCTGGAAAAGTTCTTTTCCGTCCTGCTAAGGATCGTACATTTAAACAATCGTTATGACCGGAAAAGTTCCGGCAAAGGAAACGAAATCGAGCTATTAAAGGAGGTGACCCTGAATGAAATGAAGCGCAGCTGA